DNA sequence from the Geobacter sp. AOG2 genome:
GGTGTGGCGGCACGTTCCCCCCCGATGAACTGACCATGGACCACATCATTCCCCTTGCCCGGGGCGGCAAGGGTTCCCGCAATAATGTGGTGCCTGCCTGCAAGGAATGCAACAGCCGGAAAAAGTACCTGCTGCCCATGGAGTGGGAGGATTATATCAAGCA
Encoded proteins:
- a CDS encoding HNH endonuclease: MDSFIIEVSEQDVKRERDKSRELRRSRWWQNRLALGRCHWCGGTFPPDELTMDHIIPLARGGKGSRNNVVPACKECNSRKKYLLPMEWEDYIKQFEKREQ